In Malus sylvestris chromosome 15, drMalSylv7.2, whole genome shotgun sequence, a single genomic region encodes these proteins:
- the LOC126604856 gene encoding protein SODIUM POTASSIUM ROOT DEFECTIVE 2-like has translation MGKLSMGRVLDRFCISSTGSGSCFCMNWSENLDEFESSPLVTGEKDQFLKLKDVVAGKQTLAFQLKPKMVMLRVSMHCNGCAKKVEKHISKIEGVTSYKVDLESKMVVVIGDVLPFEVLESISKVKNAEIWNSTC, from the exons ATGGGGAAGCTAAGTATGGGCAGGGTGCTGGACAGGTTTTGTATTTCTTCAACTGGCTCTGGTTCTTGTTTCTGCATGAACTGGTCGGAAAATCTTGACGAGTTCGAAAGCAGTCCGTTGGTAACCGGCGAAAAGGATCAGTTTCTAAAACTGAAGGATGTTGTCGCCGGAAAACAGACGTTGGCCTTTCAGTTGAAGCCCAAG ATGGTAATGCTAAGGGTTTCCATGCACTGCAATGGCTGTGCCAAAAAAGTTGAGAAACATATCTCAAAGATAGAAG GCGTGACGtcgtacaaagtagatttggaGAGCAAGATGGTGGTTGTGATCGGAGACGTTCTTCCTTTCGAAGTGCTAGAGAGCATTTCCAAGGTTAAAAATGCAGAGATCTGGAACTCCACATGCTGA